In one window of Caballeronia sp. TF1N1 DNA:
- a CDS encoding zinc-dependent peptidase has protein sequence MTNPFTRWFGAQRRERTLRKYAIDESLWRRTLDAYPCFGHLNPADLERLRETASLFIAQKEFSTAHDLELTDAMIVSIAAQACLPVLNLSLDLYRGWVGVIVYPGEFVIKKTVEDQDGVVHEVEHDASGEAWEGGPVVLSWEDAQMADGADAYNVVIHEFAHKIDMVNGEADGHPPLYRRWHAPLDSTAWADVFDNAYDQFCARVDAVPQRRFGRFERESLIDPYATDHPSEFFAVCSEALFVTPKPFEAEYPEMYRLLARYYRQDPAGVGALF, from the coding sequence ATGACCAATCCCTTCACCCGCTGGTTCGGCGCGCAACGCCGCGAGCGCACGCTGCGCAAATACGCGATCGACGAAAGCCTGTGGCGGCGCACCCTCGATGCCTATCCGTGCTTCGGCCACCTGAATCCGGCCGACCTCGAACGTCTGCGCGAGACCGCGAGTCTCTTCATCGCGCAAAAGGAATTTTCGACCGCGCACGATCTCGAACTGACCGACGCCATGATCGTCTCCATCGCCGCGCAAGCCTGTCTGCCCGTCCTCAACCTCAGTCTCGACCTTTATCGCGGCTGGGTCGGCGTGATTGTCTATCCGGGCGAGTTCGTCATCAAAAAGACGGTGGAAGATCAGGACGGCGTCGTGCACGAAGTGGAACACGATGCCAGCGGCGAAGCATGGGAAGGCGGCCCGGTCGTGCTCTCGTGGGAAGATGCCCAGATGGCCGATGGCGCCGACGCCTACAACGTGGTGATCCACGAATTCGCCCACAAGATCGACATGGTGAACGGCGAGGCCGATGGTCATCCGCCGCTCTATCGACGCTGGCACGCGCCGCTCGACTCGACCGCATGGGCCGATGTCTTCGATAACGCCTATGACCAATTCTGCGCCCGCGTCGACGCGGTGCCGCAGCGCCGTTTCGGCCGCTTCGAGCGCGAATCGCTGATCGATCCCTACGCGACGGATCATCCATCCGAGTTTTTCGCGGTCTGCAGCGAGGCGCTGTTCGTTACGCCGAAACCCTTCGAAGCGGAGTATCCCGAGATGTATCGCCTGCTTGCGCGCTATTACCGGCAGGACCCGGCGGGCGTCGGCGCCCTCTTCTAA
- a CDS encoding type B 50S ribosomal protein L31 encodes MKEGIHPNYREVLFVDMSNDFRFVTRSTIQTRETAEFNGKSYPLAKIEVSSESHPFYTGQQKIMDTAGRVEKFNNKFARFSTKK; translated from the coding sequence ATGAAAGAAGGCATTCACCCGAATTATCGCGAAGTGCTGTTCGTCGACATGTCGAACGACTTCCGTTTCGTGACCCGCTCGACCATCCAGACGCGCGAAACCGCCGAATTCAACGGCAAGTCGTACCCGCTCGCGAAGATCGAAGTGTCGTCGGAATCGCATCCGTTCTACACCGGTCAGCAAAAGATCATGGACACGGCAGGCCGCGTCGAGAAGTTCAACAACAAGTTCGCTCGCTTCTCCACCAAGAAGTAA
- a CDS encoding glycosyltransferase family 39 protein, whose amino-acid sequence MRSVVRLTASATSALPRWLLLAICIVYASFGLFGRDPWKNEDAAGFGVMWTMANGDARDWLLPNLVGKALTGDGPLMYWLGASSIRILSPWVDASNASRVVTGLLFTIACAFVWYTAYLLGRRDEAQPFKYAFGGEPEPRDYGRTLADGALLILLACFGLAERGHETTPQLAQFAGTAMLIYGLVRSIDKPIHGALVWGAAIGVVGLSSSPVLVFALLLCTLAMTIIVRQVRAAPLLIYGLPVAVVLIAVWVLPTLHFFPDDGEWWLRQWWRNSFDTFSGPPSLVFGYAMKNLPLFTWPAWPLAIWAFVSWGGMRRSPHVAVPLSVIGPLLVLVVLQARETNRLFLLLLPPLSVLATFALPTLKRGAINAIDWFAMLSFTIIGTLVWLVWTAGMFGFPAPMARNLARLAPGFHPEFKLISFVCAVAVTACWFLLARWRLARHPKVLWRSVVLSSAGTTLMWVLLMTLWLPVVNYSRTYRDVAEQIADHLPPDYNCISPARLGDAQIATFAYFGGMHFAFDEDCDVVLRQDRADYGDPPSISAFEWKLVWEGRRVADRDERFRLYVRIARPTPPVKKPLRPKSLRRVQ is encoded by the coding sequence ATGCGATCTGTCGTTCGTCTGACCGCCTCCGCCACCAGCGCCCTGCCGCGCTGGCTGCTGCTCGCCATCTGTATCGTCTACGCGTCGTTCGGGCTGTTCGGCCGCGACCCGTGGAAGAACGAGGACGCGGCGGGCTTCGGCGTGATGTGGACGATGGCCAACGGCGACGCGCGCGACTGGCTGCTGCCCAATCTCGTCGGCAAGGCGCTCACGGGCGACGGCCCGCTGATGTACTGGCTCGGGGCATCGTCGATCCGGATCCTGAGTCCGTGGGTCGATGCCAGCAACGCCTCGCGCGTGGTCACGGGCCTGCTCTTCACCATCGCGTGCGCGTTCGTCTGGTACACGGCCTATCTGCTTGGCCGGCGCGACGAAGCCCAGCCATTCAAATACGCGTTCGGCGGCGAACCCGAGCCGCGCGACTACGGCCGCACGCTCGCCGACGGCGCCTTGCTGATTCTCCTTGCCTGCTTCGGGCTCGCCGAGCGCGGTCACGAAACCACGCCGCAGCTCGCGCAGTTCGCCGGCACCGCGATGCTCATCTACGGCCTCGTTCGCAGCATCGACAAGCCGATTCACGGTGCGCTCGTGTGGGGCGCGGCAATCGGCGTGGTCGGCTTGTCGAGCTCGCCCGTGCTGGTGTTCGCGCTTTTGCTATGCACGCTTGCAATGACCATCATCGTGCGTCAGGTGCGCGCCGCGCCGCTGCTGATCTACGGCCTGCCCGTCGCCGTCGTGCTGATCGCCGTGTGGGTGCTGCCGACGCTGCATTTCTTCCCCGACGACGGCGAATGGTGGCTGCGTCAATGGTGGCGCAACAGCTTCGACACGTTCTCCGGGCCGCCGTCGCTCGTGTTCGGCTACGCGATGAAGAACCTGCCGCTCTTCACCTGGCCCGCCTGGCCGCTTGCAATCTGGGCCTTCGTGAGCTGGGGCGGCATGCGCCGCTCGCCGCACGTCGCCGTGCCCTTATCCGTGATCGGACCGCTGCTCGTGCTCGTCGTGCTGCAGGCGCGCGAAACCAATCGCCTCTTCTTGCTGCTGCTGCCGCCGCTGTCCGTGCTCGCGACTTTCGCGCTGCCGACCTTGAAACGCGGCGCGATCAACGCGATCGACTGGTTCGCCATGCTCAGTTTCACGATCATCGGCACGCTCGTCTGGCTCGTGTGGACGGCCGGCATGTTCGGCTTTCCCGCGCCCATGGCCCGCAATCTCGCGCGCCTCGCGCCCGGTTTTCATCCCGAATTCAAGCTCATTTCGTTCGTCTGCGCGGTCGCGGTGACGGCGTGCTGGTTCCTGCTCGCGCGTTGGCGGCTTGCACGCCATCCGAAGGTGCTGTGGCGCAGCGTCGTGCTATCGAGCGCGGGCACCACGCTGATGTGGGTCTTGCTCATGACTTTATGGCTGCCGGTCGTCAACTACAGCCGGACGTATCGCGATGTCGCCGAGCAGATCGCCGATCATCTTCCGCCCGACTACAACTGCATCTCGCCCGCGCGTCTCGGCGACGCGCAGATCGCCACCTTCGCGTACTTCGGCGGTATGCACTTCGCGTTCGACGAAGATTGCGACGTGGTGCTGCGTCAGGATCGCGCGGATTACGGCGATCCGCCGTCCATCTCGGCGTTCGAATGGAAGCTCGTCTGGGAAGGCCGGCGCGTGGCCGACCGCGACGAGCGCTTCCGCCTCTACGTGCGCATTGCGCGCCCCACGCCGCCGGTCAAGAAGCCGCTGCGTCCGAAAAGCCTGCGCCGGGTGCAATAA
- a CDS encoding MATE family efflux transporter has translation MLSDVRKIGALAWPVLIGQLAVIAFGVIDTAMVGRFSATDLAALGLGSSVYISVYIGLTGILVALQPIAGQLFGAGREAEIGEETRQALWLASVLMVIGFVLLYFPEPLLSLAKAPPALHDRTVDYLRILSFGLPASLVFRVYSSLANAVGKPRLVMFLQVGGLVLKFPLNTWFIFGGFGVPALGGPGCALASTLINWALAIVGITVLLRVEFFRPFGIFARFCWPVWKRQMALLRLGIPMGLSYLIEVTSYTFMALFISRFGTTTLAGHQIAGNLGAVLYMTPLAIGIASSTLVSQALGAKRLDDAASISRHGIGMACVLALVYGVILLAARPQIIAAYTPDAHVIAAAMPLVFIIFFYHLCDALQITTAFILRAYKVTLVPTVIYAIALWGIGLGGGYLLGFDVGGMVPEWLQGARGFWIANTVSLGVAGIGLFLYWRRVSTRHRNLATR, from the coding sequence ATGCTGAGCGATGTCCGCAAGATCGGCGCGCTTGCCTGGCCCGTGCTGATCGGCCAGCTTGCGGTGATCGCGTTCGGCGTGATCGATACCGCGATGGTCGGCCGCTTCTCCGCCACCGATCTCGCGGCGCTCGGGCTCGGTTCGTCCGTCTATATCTCGGTGTATATCGGCTTGACGGGCATTCTCGTCGCGCTCCAGCCGATTGCCGGGCAACTCTTCGGCGCGGGCCGCGAGGCGGAAATCGGCGAGGAAACGCGGCAGGCGCTGTGGCTCGCTTCGGTACTCATGGTGATCGGCTTCGTGCTGCTCTACTTTCCCGAACCGCTGCTGAGTCTCGCGAAAGCGCCGCCCGCGCTGCATGACCGCACGGTGGACTACTTGCGCATTCTCTCGTTCGGGCTGCCCGCGAGTCTCGTGTTTCGCGTGTATAGCTCGCTGGCGAACGCGGTCGGCAAACCGCGGCTCGTGATGTTTCTGCAAGTCGGCGGGCTCGTGCTCAAGTTTCCGCTCAATACCTGGTTCATCTTCGGCGGTTTCGGCGTGCCTGCGCTCGGCGGTCCCGGCTGCGCGCTTGCGAGCACGCTCATCAACTGGGCGCTCGCCATCGTCGGAATCACGGTGCTGCTGCGCGTGGAATTCTTCCGGCCGTTCGGCATCTTCGCGCGCTTTTGCTGGCCCGTGTGGAAGCGGCAGATGGCGCTGCTGCGTCTCGGCATTCCGATGGGGCTTTCGTATCTCATCGAAGTGACGTCGTACACGTTCATGGCGCTCTTCATCTCGCGCTTCGGCACGACCACGCTCGCGGGACATCAGATCGCGGGCAACCTCGGCGCGGTGCTCTACATGACGCCGCTTGCCATCGGGATCGCGTCGTCGACGCTGGTGTCGCAGGCGCTCGGCGCAAAGCGTCTGGACGACGCGGCCTCGATCTCGCGGCACGGCATCGGCATGGCATGCGTGCTGGCGCTGGTGTACGGCGTGATCCTGCTTGCCGCGCGGCCGCAGATCATCGCCGCCTACACGCCTGACGCCCACGTGATCGCCGCCGCGATGCCGCTCGTCTTCATCATCTTCTTCTATCACCTCTGCGACGCGCTGCAGATCACCACGGCGTTCATCCTGCGGGCCTACAAGGTCACGCTCGTGCCGACCGTCATCTACGCGATCGCGCTGTGGGGCATCGGCCTCGGCGGCGGCTATCTGCTCGGCTTCGATGTCGGCGGCATGGTGCCCGAGTGGCTGCAAGGCGCGCGCGGATTCTGGATAGCCAATACGGTGAGTCTCGGCGTGGCGGGCATCGGCCTCTTTCTGTACTGGCGGCGCGTGAGTACGCGGCATCGCAACTTAGCGACGCGCTGA